The Nocardia sp. BMG51109 nucleotide sequence ACGGTCGGCGCCCGGCATGCCGACACCTACATGCTCTGGGGCGAGCCCCTGCGTGAGACGGCCGAGCAGATCGCCACCATCACCGACCGCGCGGTGGCGGCGGGCCGCGACCGCCGGCCCCGGATCTCGGTGTCGTTCCGGCCGATCCTGGGGGCCACCGACGACGCCGCCTGGGAACGGGCACACCGCATCCTGGGCACCATCAACGCCGGCGTCGGCGCGGCGCACAACCTGCGCGCCAACCAACTGCACCCGCGCGGCGCCGAACCGCAGAACGCGGGCTCACAGCGGCTGCTGGCCGTCGCCGAGAAGGGCGAGCTGCACGACCGGTGCCTGTGGACCCCCACCGCGAAGGCGGTGGGCGGTGGCGGCAACTCCACCGCGCTGGTCGGTTCGCCCGAGACGGTGGCGGCCGCCCTCCTCGACTACATCGAGATCGGGGTGGACACCGTGCTGATCCGCGGATACGACCCGCTCCAGGATGCGATCGACTACGGCCGGGACCTGCTGCCACTGGTACGGCAGGAGCTGGCCCATCGCAAGGCGACCCGCTCCGACCGAGCGGCGGTCTAGCGGATGCGGCCGTTACACGGTGTGCGCGTCGTGGAGTTCGCCCACGTCGCGGCCGGCCCGTTCGCCGGGATGCTGCTCGCGGACCTCGGGGCCGACGTAGTGAAGGTCGAGCCGCCGACCGGCGACCAGATGCGCGCATGGCCGCCCTTCGCCGACGACGGTGACGAGCGGTTCAGCCACAACTTCGCCTCGATCAATCGCAACAAGCGGTCGGTCGTCGCCGACCTGCGCGACCCCGGTGACCTGTCGCGGGTCCGCGCTCTGGTCGCCGCCGCCGACGTGCTGGTGGAAAACTATCGGCCGGGGGTTCTGGACCGTCTCGGCGTCGGCTACGACCGGGTGCGGCATCCCG carries:
- a CDS encoding LLM class flavin-dependent oxidoreductase, with product MRYDEVEILGMIGTADASETRAGDGAAIDPGYTIRFARAHEDGGFDRVLIGYGSGWPEGSQVAAAVAAHTERLGLLVAHRPGVVHPTLASRLFTTLDQFSGGRVALNIVTGSTDAEQRREGDYLPHDERYARTDEYLRVLRAAWDTTGPRDFAGDYYRFEGFHPHVPPYEDRHLELFFGGSSPAAYTVGARHADTYMLWGEPLRETAEQIATITDRAVAAGRDRRPRISVSFRPILGATDDAAWERAHRILGTINAGVGAAHNLRANQLHPRGAEPQNAGSQRLLAVAEKGELHDRCLWTPTAKAVGGGGNSTALVGSPETVAAALLDYIEIGVDTVLIRGYDPLQDAIDYGRDLLPLVRQELAHRKATRSDRAAV